In Lactuca sativa cultivar Salinas chromosome 5, Lsat_Salinas_v11, whole genome shotgun sequence, the DNA window AATCAAGCATTAGAGCAACTGGAATCATTGTTAATGGACATGGGTTCACAGCACTGGATGTTCTTGATCATTGTCCACAAGATATCGGGGCACTACAAATCCGTAGTTTACTTATGGAAGCGAACTTTCAAAGAGCTAAAGACAATAGCGATCACTTCGGACCATTTCAAAGCACAACAGAATCAAAATACTCACACACTGTTACCAATCTTAAGAACAAGGGAGACTGGTTCGAGAAACAACGTGGGATTCTGATGCTGGCAGCAATAGTAATGGCAGCAACATCATTCAATTTGGGGCTACACCCTCGAGGAGGAACGTTTACTGGTTCTAATGATGGACCTTTCGGAAACGCAGTTCAAACGAAAGAAGAAATGGGTCATTTCAACTCGTTCTTGATGCAAAATACGATAATTATGGTTTTTTCTCTAATGATTTCTCTCCTGTTGCTAAGTGGAATCCCTCTCGGGAACAGGTTCTGCTTATGGCTGCTCAACCTAGCAACTCTTTGCATCGTGTTTCTTACCACAGTTACGTATTTTACGGAGATAGCGTCGATGTCTCCTGATACCTGGGTGAATCCTACAACTCTTTTAATGTGTTTGGCATGGATGTCGTTGTGCTTGTTGTTTGGCTTCATCCACACTTTTTTCTTCGTAATATGGGTGATAACGAAACTCTTGACAGCTAGATCAAAGACCAGGAGAAACGACTCTATTTTTGTATGATAATCTGTAATACATTGGTTGCATTTTGATCAAATGTGTTTAATGACTTTAATCTTTTATTGTGCCTTGTGTAGTGATtgttaagtattttttttatccgTTTATATCTATTAAGTATTTTACAAAAGTTTCGGTTTGTTAT includes these proteins:
- the LOC111898408 gene encoding ankyrin repeat-containing protein At5g02620, which produces MSCDFPKHIDQQTMDKNLFEASLTGNVQLLNALLQEDELVLDRIPLSCFNETPLHIAALRGHLDFVKILVHKKPILAMSLDSQRRTALHLASAEGHVEIVRELLNVISPEGWRLQDEYGRTPLHLAAMKEQLEVIKVLIQTNPDLGRELQENGDTILHTCISCNRFEPMKFLSQLWNDEELATQTDCNGNTLLHLAVIQNQIQTVKYLLEKSSIRATGIIVNGHGFTALDVLDHCPQDIGALQIRSLLMEANFQRAKDNSDHFGPFQSTTESKYSHTVTNLKNKGDWFEKQRGILMLAAIVMAATSFNLGLHPRGGTFTGSNDGPFGNAVQTKEEMGHFNSFLMQNTIIMVFSLMISLLLLSGIPLGNRFCLWLLNLATLCIVFLTTVTYFTEIASMSPDTWVNPTTLLMCLAWMSLCLLFGFIHTFFFVIWVITKLLTARSKTRRNDSIFV